Sequence from the Castanea sativa cultivar Marrone di Chiusa Pesio chromosome 12, ASM4071231v1 genome:
AAATGATTTTCAATTTAGAAATAGTTCATGACTTGGACTAAAGCTAAAGCATTGGGTTTTACCTTCACGGATAACTCTTAGGCCACAATCCCCAACACTGGCAATCTTTAGAATCCCATTCCTCTCCAGCATGGCAACAATCCTAATTAAGGAAGTGGAAAAACCAAGTTCTTCAGTGTGAACAAGTGTGTTCACTCTCCTCGCGCCATTGACAACTATAGGGAGGATACCTTAAACAAATGGTTAACTTACACGGTAGCTGAACCTATGGACGAGGTAGCAGCATGTGCTTTCCTTAATAGAAACTGAGGATCATTGTTTACCTGCTCAATAGGAAACATGCTTCGGGTCTGTCAGATAACAACAGTATATATACAAATCAGAATAGCAGATGACGGGAATTGTTTGTAACTAGTTACATGATGAGGGAGGCAAGCTAAAAGATTTACAATTAACATAAATtagaacccccccccccccccctccttggACTTACTGCCTATTTTCATTCTCAGTTTCCTTTGGAGTATTGTTCTTCTCCTGATTCCCTCCACAAGAACCAGTTTCTTCTGGATTGGTGTGTCTCTCCCGATTGCCTCCAGGAGGACCAGAACAGGGTTTTCTGAAATATTTACCAATGAATGTTTCAACAACATCTGGATACTTTCCCTTGATGAAGCTATCCAAGCATTTGCGGTAGGAATAGTCTTCTTTACGACCATCAGTTGAGACAACGTAGAAGCACCGGCTTTCCTGGAAACTGCTGTGCCTGCTAACCTACATGTCGAGCTGAACGACCACTTTTCTCATTTCGAGGGAGGTATTAGATATCtgaaatataaatataagtaaataaatcagaatacaaaaacttgtaacAGCACAAGGTTTGACAACTAATTGAAACTCCATACAACAATGAAGAGTTATATATACCTCTaaaatattcttcaatttagtATCCACCACTTTAAGATCACTGGATGTGTCATGATGCATTGCTGACAAGTCAGGTGTCCTGCATATTTCATATCTCATTAATCCCATGTAATTGTTCATCCTAatctcccaaaaaaaacaaaaagcaaattGATTGAagattacaaaaacaaaattgaagttAACAAAAGACAAATTTCAAAGAGGAGCATAAAAATGTGACCTCAAGAATGCAACACCATGGACCTAAGGCTAAGGTCCAAAAGCTAGAAAGAGAGAGCTAACATCAAAGCCTGAGGACTGCCACTAAATCATGGTCATTAATTACACTTGCCAAGGGTTGGCCCGGTGAAATTGATTAATTTCTTACTATGACCAAAATGCTTTTGAAGTTATAATAAGGATACTAGGTCTTATGGATGCATTATGCCAATAAGGTGATAAATGTGACACCAATTACGGACCACAACTTGGCAACCATATCAATTAAGCAAGaataatatatcaaatataGATTATTCTGAAGAATGAATGCCATGCTGATGAAGTGGTCACCCAGACAGTTACCTGGGCAAACACCTAGGCCACCAAGAAGTAAATTATAGGCAAAAATAGGCAACTTGACATctgtaaaaaaatgttttacattATTTCATACTAGTAAATAGTTTAAATTAGTACTTAAAAAGAAACATTCTATGATATTTAGGGCTGAAGGCAAAGCTTAACACAAGGTTTACAGCCCAAGTTAGTGAATATAACGTGCTctccaattattttttatggtcGGAAAAAGTCCAATGTTCCatttcaatttatgatttattacGGCACAAAAAGCCTAGAACAGAAACaaagaatatataatataaaaaagaaaaaaaaaaaaaaaaaaaagaagaaaagaaatgtgaGCTGCAAGGCACATGCTCTGGGTTACTATGACACTTTTGGATTTAAGTTGTGACTATAGTAGTACGGGATCAAACAATGCACAAGAGTTTCCACTCTAGAGTaaagttgacaaaaattaaaaagctgtcaaacaaaaataatcctCTTAGAAcatgaacaagtggaaaggcaaaatgaaaaggaaaagagcAGAACATAATGAACAATGGTTAAATCATTAACCTGTAAGTTTTGAACACTACCTTAATGCAAATGGACTTTTCAGTTTTGGTGGAATGATGTCACCAAAAAGGAAGCTTCTTCAGCCATTTTGCATAGAACTATGCGAACAATTTCTCCCAAATACATACCAGAAATTATCTTCTCAAACATATGAGAGTATCAAACAAATTTATAAGGAAAAACACAACAGAAGATCATTTGGCAAAGCAAAGCCTAGTGGAACGTTAAATATTCATACAATCACCTGTTCACCTGGGTTCAAACTCTCAGCATCAAGTACATAATCATACTCTGTGAATGGAAGGTCTGTTGACCAAAAGCTACCCCACTCCATGTTGATGACCTGCAGTAGAACATTGGCCGTGTCTTCAGAATTCTTTCTCAATAgttcttttacaattttcaatCATATGCATAACTTTTTTCAACCATACTGACTTGAGACAAGAACAGGAAAagaagttaaatattattaaaagaacTAGACAGTTTAACAGTCACTGAGAATCTGCTAACCATCTCTCCAGATTTAGGCAGAAGACCATGCAattttggtattgcatttgcaCGTTCTACATATGCTGCATTTGTTCCAGTACCTAAGATAACAGCAGCAACAACATCCTTGTTGGAATATCTACCTCCAGCTAATGTCCCGACTGTATCATTCACCTAGTTCCAATAATGTACATTAAAACcatattgaaaacaaaaataatttcatgaagTATTCAACACCAGATTGACATAATGAAGAAAGGAATACCAATCCACTGCACAAGACCATATATGATTTTCATGAAGAATAACCAAAGGGATCACATTAGTGTTTTTATAAAGAAGCCATTGACTTTGAC
This genomic interval carries:
- the LOC142621107 gene encoding hexokinase-1-like — its product is MERKGLDMRVSALVNDTVGTLAGGRYSNKDVVAAVILGTGTNAAYVERANAIPKLHGLLPKSGEMVINMEWGSFWSTDLPFTEYDYVLDAESLNPGEQVIV